The Nitrosospira lacus genome window below encodes:
- the rpmC gene encoding 50S ribosomal protein L29: MKAKMSELRAKNPDQLQQELLELLKAQFGLRMQHATQQLGNTNQLRNVRRDIARTKTILSQKVKQS; this comes from the coding sequence ATGAAAGCAAAAATGAGCGAACTGCGAGCCAAAAATCCAGACCAATTACAGCAGGAACTCCTAGAGTTGTTGAAGGCGCAATTTGGTCTGCGTATGCAGCACGCAACCCAGCAACTCGGCAATACCAACCAATTGCGTAATGTGCGCCGGGATATTGCGCGCACAAAAACCATTCTCAGCCAGAAAGTGAAGCAATCATGA
- the rpsQ gene encoding 30S ribosomal protein S17, producing the protein MSETNLSRTLTGKVVSDKMDKTITVLVERKVKHALYGKIMVRSKKYHVHDENNEFHAGDTVIIEECRPLSKTKAWRVIKLMEKAITI; encoded by the coding sequence ATGAGCGAAACCAATTTAAGCCGTACCCTTACAGGAAAAGTCGTGAGTGACAAAATGGACAAGACTATTACCGTCTTGGTCGAACGCAAAGTTAAACACGCGCTCTATGGCAAGATTATGGTCCGCTCGAAAAAGTATCATGTCCACGATGAGAATAACGAGTTTCATGCAGGTGATACGGTGATCATTGAAGAGTGCAGGCCCCTCTCGAAAACTAAAGCCTGGCGTGTAATCAAGTTGATGGAGAAGGCCATAACCATCTAA
- the rplN gene encoding 50S ribosomal protein L14 produces MIQMQSILQVADNTGARSIMCIKVLGGSKRRYAGIGDVIKVSIKDAAPRGRVKKGEIYNAVVVRTAKGVRRTDGSLIRFDQNAAVLLNAKLEPIGTRIFGPVTRELRNARFMKIVSLAPEVL; encoded by the coding sequence ATGATCCAAATGCAATCGATTCTGCAAGTCGCCGACAATACGGGTGCGCGTTCAATCATGTGCATCAAAGTGCTGGGGGGGTCCAAGCGGCGCTATGCCGGCATTGGTGATGTTATAAAAGTCAGCATCAAGGATGCTGCGCCACGAGGCCGCGTCAAGAAAGGCGAAATATATAATGCTGTGGTAGTGCGTACCGCCAAGGGGGTGCGACGTACGGATGGGTCGCTGATCCGATTCGACCAGAATGCCGCGGTGCTGTTGAACGCCAAACTCGAACCCATCGGCACGCGTATTTTTGGCCCGGTGACGCGTGAGCTGCGGAATGCGCGCTTCATGAAAATCGTTTCGCTTGCGCCAGAAGTTTTGTAA
- the rplX gene encoding 50S ribosomal protein L24: MQKIKKGDDVIVITGKDKGKRGTVLRIVSADLVVIEGANKVKKHQRPNPNKGTPGGIVEMEKPIQISNVAIFNPATQKADRVGIKILEDKRKVRYFRSNGELLDI; the protein is encoded by the coding sequence ATGCAAAAAATAAAGAAAGGGGATGACGTAATCGTCATCACCGGCAAGGATAAAGGTAAACGTGGCACGGTGCTGCGCATCGTAAGCGCTGATCTGGTGGTGATCGAGGGGGCCAACAAGGTCAAGAAGCATCAGCGGCCCAATCCGAACAAAGGAACACCGGGTGGAATCGTTGAGATGGAGAAGCCCATTCAGATTTCAAATGTGGCGATTTTTAATCCTGCCACGCAGAAGGCCGACCGGGTCGGAATCAAGATCCTGGAAGACAAGCGTAAAGTACGTTACTTCAGGTCGAATGGCGAACTGCTTGACATATAA
- the rplE gene encoding 50S ribosomal protein L5: MARLQEYYRDAVVKQLIQQFDYKSVMEVPRIRKITLNMGVGEAVADKKIMDNAVSDMKKIAGQKPVVTKAKKSIATFKVRDGYPVGCMVTLRRVRMYEFLDRLISVAIPRIRDFRGISGKSFDGRGNYNMGIKEQIIFPEIEYDKIDALRGMNITITTTAKTDAEAKALLAAFKFPFKN, translated from the coding sequence ATGGCTCGTTTGCAAGAATATTATCGTGATGCCGTCGTAAAGCAGCTGATCCAGCAATTTGATTACAAGTCCGTCATGGAGGTGCCACGTATTCGCAAGATTACCCTGAACATGGGGGTGGGCGAGGCAGTTGCGGATAAGAAAATTATGGATAACGCCGTAAGCGATATGAAAAAAATCGCGGGGCAGAAACCGGTGGTAACGAAAGCCAAAAAATCCATCGCCACTTTTAAAGTGCGTGATGGCTACCCCGTCGGTTGCATGGTGACCTTGCGGCGCGTCCGCATGTATGAGTTCCTGGATCGATTGATCAGCGTGGCGATTCCGCGCATCCGCGATTTTCGCGGTATTTCCGGAAAATCCTTTGATGGGCGGGGCAATTATAATATGGGCATCAAGGAACAGATCATTTTTCCGGAAATTGAATATGACAAAATCGATGCGCTGCGCGGGATGAACATTACGATCACTACTACCGCGAAAACAGATGCTGAAGCCAAGGCGTTACTGGCTGCATTCAAGTTTCCATTTAAAAATTGA
- the rpsN gene encoding 30S ribosomal protein S14, whose amino-acid sequence MAKVAVINRDLKRRETVKKFAARRAELFAIINDAKMSDEERHSARIKLQMLPRNASPVRLRNRCALTGRPRGVYSKFGLGRSKLRDIAMSGEIPGMTKASW is encoded by the coding sequence ATGGCCAAAGTAGCTGTTATTAACCGCGACCTGAAACGCCGCGAAACCGTAAAGAAATTTGCGGCACGACGTGCCGAATTATTCGCTATCATCAATGACGCCAAAATGAGTGATGAGGAGCGGCATTCCGCCAGAATCAAACTGCAGATGCTGCCGCGCAACGCCAGTCCGGTACGATTGCGTAATCGTTGTGCGTTGACCGGCCGTCCCCGGGGTGTATATAGCAAGTTTGGTCTGGGCCGCAGCAAACTCCGCGATATCGCCATGAGTGGGGAAATTCCTGGTATGACAAAGGCCAGTTGGTAG
- the rpsH gene encoding 30S ribosomal protein S8 produces MSMSDPIADMLTRIRNAQLSEKNSVAMPASKLKAAIAQVLKDEGYVEDFAVHEANGKPILDISLKYYAGRPVIEKIERVSRPGLRIYKASNKLPDVMNGLGVAIVSTSKGVMTERKARASGVGGEVLCIVA; encoded by the coding sequence ATGAGTATGAGTGACCCCATCGCCGATATGCTGACGCGCATACGTAATGCGCAGCTTTCTGAAAAAAACTCGGTTGCGATGCCAGCCTCCAAGCTGAAAGCGGCTATTGCGCAGGTATTAAAGGATGAAGGCTACGTTGAGGATTTTGCGGTTCATGAAGCGAACGGCAAGCCGATACTGGATATCAGTTTGAAATATTACGCCGGTCGTCCCGTCATCGAAAAGATTGAGCGGGTGAGTCGTCCTGGCTTGCGTATTTATAAGGCCAGCAACAAGCTCCCTGACGTGATGAACGGTCTGGGTGTGGCAATAGTCTCGACTTCCAAGGGTGTAATGACTGAACGAAAGGCGCGTGCCAGCGGTGTCGGCGGCGAAGTGTTATGCATAGTGGCCTAA
- the rplF gene encoding 50S ribosomal protein L6 encodes MSRVGKNPVPVPANVEVTLSASEVSVKGPLGTLRRHLVSDIAVERDGGNLLIKASNDSKQANAMSGTMRALLANMVHGVTKGFEKKLLLVGVGYRAQAAGEVLNLTLGFSHPVVHKMPDGVKAETPSQTEILIKGIDKQQVGQVAAEIRAYRRPEPYKGKGVRYADEVIVIKETKKK; translated from the coding sequence ATGTCTCGAGTGGGTAAAAATCCGGTGCCGGTTCCGGCAAACGTTGAAGTAACCTTGTCAGCTTCTGAGGTGTCTGTGAAAGGGCCGTTGGGTACGCTGCGGCGACATCTTGTCTCAGATATCGCTGTTGAACGCGATGGCGGTAATTTGCTCATCAAGGCTTCCAACGATTCCAAGCAGGCAAATGCAATGTCCGGTACAATGCGCGCGCTGCTGGCTAATATGGTTCATGGCGTGACCAAGGGTTTTGAGAAAAAACTGCTGCTGGTGGGTGTGGGTTATCGGGCCCAGGCAGCGGGAGAGGTTCTTAATCTGACCTTGGGATTTTCTCATCCGGTTGTCCATAAGATGCCTGACGGCGTTAAGGCGGAAACACCCAGCCAGACGGAAATTCTTATCAAGGGCATCGATAAGCAGCAAGTCGGTCAGGTGGCAGCGGAAATACGTGCGTATCGCAGGCCGGAGCCCTACAAGGGCAAGGGTGTGCGCTATGCGGACGAAGTCATTGTGATAAAAGAAACCAAGAAAAAATAA
- the rplR gene encoding 50S ribosomal protein L18, translating into MSNPIKSRLRRARRTRAKIAELKAVRLAVHRSNCHIYVQLIDGAGGRVLASASTLEPDLRKDLPNGGTVAAAAAVGKRVAEKARDLGIETVAFDRSGFKYHGRVKALAEAAREHGLKF; encoded by the coding sequence ATGTCCAATCCGATAAAATCCCGTTTGCGCCGCGCGCGCCGTACTCGCGCGAAGATTGCTGAATTGAAGGCAGTGCGCTTGGCGGTGCATCGCAGTAATTGCCATATTTATGTGCAGCTGATAGATGGGGCCGGTGGCAGAGTGCTCGCCAGCGCGTCGACTCTGGAACCCGATCTGCGGAAAGATCTTCCCAATGGGGGGACTGTTGCCGCGGCGGCGGCGGTGGGCAAGCGGGTTGCTGAGAAGGCCAGGGACCTGGGCATTGAAACCGTTGCGTTCGACCGGTCGGGTTTTAAGTACCATGGGCGCGTCAAAGCACTGGCCGAGGCAGCTCGTGAACATGGCCTCAAATTCTGA
- the rpsE gene encoding 30S ribosomal protein S5, which produces MAKMQGRMQGKVPQGDDRGDGLKEKMVAINRVTKVVKGGRILGFAALTVVGNGDGTVGMGKGKSREVPVAVQKAMDEARRKMIRVDLKNGTLHHPVIGRHGAATVYMQPASEGTGIIAGGPMRAIFEVMGIHNILAKCIGSTNPYNVVRATLHGLQSMNTPAEIAAKRGKSVEEIMGSAK; this is translated from the coding sequence ATGGCTAAGATGCAGGGAAGAATGCAGGGGAAAGTGCCGCAAGGTGATGATCGCGGCGATGGTCTCAAGGAAAAAATGGTGGCGATTAATCGTGTCACCAAGGTGGTAAAAGGTGGGCGCATCCTCGGTTTTGCCGCGCTGACCGTAGTTGGAAACGGGGACGGTACCGTAGGCATGGGCAAGGGCAAATCGCGCGAAGTGCCCGTAGCGGTGCAGAAGGCGATGGATGAGGCCCGCCGCAAGATGATCAGGGTGGATCTCAAGAATGGGACGCTGCATCATCCGGTGATCGGCAGGCATGGGGCCGCGACGGTCTATATGCAACCTGCTTCCGAAGGAACCGGTATCATTGCCGGCGGTCCGATGCGCGCGATATTTGAAGTGATGGGCATACACAATATTCTGGCCAAGTGTATTGGCTCGACCAATCCTTATAACGTGGTGCGTGCCACGTTGCACGGTTTGCAGTCGATGAACACGCCGGCGGAAATTGCCGCTAAACGTGGCAAGAGTGTAGAAGAAATCATGGGTTCGGCGAAATGA
- the rpmD gene encoding 50S ribosomal protein L30 yields MTTSSGKKIKVTLIKSLIGTKRSHRATVRGLGLRRINSTAELEDTPAVRGMINNVYYLVKSEA; encoded by the coding sequence ATGACCACCAGTAGCGGGAAAAAAATTAAGGTAACGTTGATCAAGAGTTTGATCGGCACCAAACGATCGCATCGCGCAACGGTGCGGGGGCTCGGATTGCGGAGAATTAACAGTACCGCTGAGCTGGAGGATACTCCAGCGGTGCGAGGCATGATTAATAACGTTTATTACCTCGTCAAGAGTGAGGCATAA
- the rplO gene encoding 50S ribosomal protein L15, giving the protein MQLNSIKPAVGAKHSSRRVGRGIGSGLGKTAGRGHKGQKSRTGGFHKVGFEGGQMPLQRRLPKRGFVSLTRKSVAEVRLSALSKLPGEVIDILALKQAGIVPNSALTARVILSGSIGRALKLQGIAVTKGAKAAIEASGGSVE; this is encoded by the coding sequence ATGCAGCTGAATTCCATTAAACCGGCGGTCGGCGCCAAGCATTCCAGCCGGCGCGTAGGACGTGGCATCGGCTCCGGTCTTGGCAAGACCGCTGGACGCGGTCACAAGGGGCAGAAATCACGTACGGGCGGCTTCCATAAAGTAGGTTTTGAAGGCGGCCAGATGCCCTTGCAACGCCGCTTGCCGAAGCGTGGCTTTGTTTCTCTTACGAGAAAAAGTGTCGCGGAAGTGCGACTCTCAGCCCTGAGCAAACTGCCGGGTGAGGTCATCGATATTTTGGCGTTGAAGCAGGCGGGGATCGTTCCGAATTCGGCGTTGACTGCCAGGGTTATACTTTCGGGATCAATCGGACGCGCATTGAAATTGCAGGGCATCGCGGTAACCAAGGGTGCGAAAGCCGCCATTGAAGCTTCGGGTGGCAGCGTTGAGTAA
- the secY gene encoding preprotein translocase subunit SecY, protein MAANESLRGLSGKLGDLKRRLWFLLFALIVYRIGAHVPVPGIDPVVLKDLFESQQGGILGMFNMFSGGALSRFSIFALGIMPYISASIIMQLGTVAFPYLEALKKEGESGRRKITQYTRYGTLGLALVQGYGISMALQSQAGLVIEPGPMFLLTTVITLVTGTIFLMWLGEQITERGIGNGISLIIFAGIAAGLPSAIGGTLELVRTGAMHFLVALGIFVAATGVTAFVVFVERGQRKILVNYAKRQVGRKVYGGQSSHLPLKLNMAGVIPPIFASSIILFPATLAGWFATGESMSWLKDMSGALSPGQPVYVIMYAAMIIFFCFFYTALVFNPKETAENLKKSGAFIPGIRPGDQTARYIERIMLRLTLAGAIYVTLVCLLPEFLILKWNVPFYFGGTSLLIIVVVTMDFMAQVQAYIMSHQYESLLKKTNFKGGGGLPAR, encoded by the coding sequence TTGGCCGCTAACGAATCCCTGCGAGGGCTTTCGGGGAAACTCGGCGACTTGAAACGTCGCCTGTGGTTTTTGCTGTTTGCGCTGATTGTCTATCGTATCGGCGCGCATGTCCCGGTGCCTGGTATTGACCCTGTGGTACTGAAAGATTTGTTCGAGTCTCAGCAGGGAGGCATCCTCGGCATGTTCAACATGTTTTCCGGGGGTGCGCTTTCCCGTTTTTCCATTTTTGCTTTGGGGATCATGCCGTATATTTCGGCTTCGATCATCATGCAGTTGGGTACCGTGGCATTCCCCTATCTGGAAGCGCTGAAAAAGGAGGGTGAGTCCGGACGCAGAAAGATCACCCAATATACCCGTTACGGAACATTGGGTTTGGCTCTGGTCCAGGGTTATGGCATATCGATGGCTTTGCAATCCCAAGCCGGATTAGTCATTGAGCCTGGGCCGATGTTCCTGTTGACTACGGTAATAACGCTGGTCACCGGCACCATATTCCTGATGTGGCTGGGTGAACAGATTACCGAACGTGGGATCGGTAACGGCATTTCGCTCATTATTTTTGCCGGTATCGCCGCTGGACTTCCCAGCGCGATTGGCGGCACGCTCGAATTGGTGCGGACCGGTGCGATGCATTTCCTGGTGGCCCTTGGTATTTTTGTGGCGGCAACGGGTGTCACGGCCTTTGTGGTTTTTGTTGAGCGTGGCCAGCGCAAGATACTGGTGAATTATGCCAAACGCCAAGTGGGGCGGAAGGTATATGGTGGCCAAAGCTCGCATCTTCCGCTGAAGCTTAATATGGCCGGGGTAATTCCGCCAATTTTTGCTTCCAGTATCATATTATTTCCTGCGACGCTGGCGGGATGGTTCGCTACCGGCGAATCCATGAGTTGGCTAAAAGACATGAGCGGTGCATTATCGCCAGGTCAACCGGTATATGTAATCATGTACGCAGCGATGATCATATTTTTCTGTTTTTTTTACACCGCGTTGGTATTTAATCCTAAAGAAACCGCGGAAAATTTGAAGAAAAGTGGTGCTTTCATTCCAGGAATTCGTCCGGGTGACCAAACTGCGCGTTATATCGAACGGATCATGTTGCGGCTCACTCTGGCGGGAGCGATTTATGTGACACTTGTGTGCCTGCTGCCTGAATTCCTGATTTTGAAATGGAATGTGCCGTTTTATTTTGGCGGGACTTCTTTATTGATTATCGTTGTGGTAACCATGGATTTCATGGCACAGGTACAGGCTTATATCATGTCGCACCAATACGAGAGCCTGTTGAAGAAAACGAATTTCAAGGGTGGCGGCGGATTACCGGCAAGATAA
- the infA gene encoding translation initiation factor IF-1, producing the protein MAKEETIQMQGEILETLPNATFRVKLENGHVVLGHISGKMRMHYIRILPGDKVTVDLTPYDLSRARITFRAK; encoded by the coding sequence ATGGCCAAGGAAGAAACGATACAGATGCAAGGTGAGATACTGGAAACATTGCCCAATGCGACGTTCCGTGTCAAGCTGGAAAATGGGCATGTAGTGCTGGGACATATTTCCGGCAAGATGCGCATGCATTACATTCGGATTTTGCCGGGAGATAAGGTAACGGTAGATCTGACGCCATATGATTTAAGCAGAGCGCGAATCACATTTCGCGCAAAATAG
- the rpmJ gene encoding 50S ribosomal protein L36 produces MKVLASVKKICRNCKIIRRNRVVRVICTDPRHKQRQG; encoded by the coding sequence ATGAAAGTATTGGCATCGGTAAAGAAGATTTGCCGCAATTGCAAAATTATTCGGCGCAATCGAGTGGTTCGAGTGATTTGCACAGATCCGAGGCATAAGCAGCGTCAAGGTTGA
- the rpsM gene encoding 30S ribosomal protein S13, producing MARIAGVNIPNHQHVEIALTSIYGIGRARAREICAASGIVTSTKIKDITDAQMDKLRDRVAKFVVEGDLRREISMNIKRLMDLGCYRGLRHRRGLPVRGQRTRTNARTRKGPRKAVRSASAKSAAK from the coding sequence ATGGCCCGTATCGCTGGAGTAAATATCCCCAACCATCAGCATGTCGAGATTGCATTGACTTCGATTTATGGTATAGGGCGCGCCAGAGCTCGTGAGATTTGTGCCGCGTCCGGAATTGTCACATCGACCAAGATCAAGGATATTACCGACGCGCAAATGGATAAACTTCGGGACCGGGTCGCCAAGTTTGTTGTGGAGGGCGACTTGCGGCGTGAGATTTCGATGAATATCAAACGCTTGATGGATCTGGGCTGCTATCGGGGGTTGCGGCATCGTCGTGGTTTGCCAGTACGTGGCCAGCGTACTCGTACCAATGCTCGTACCCGCAAAGGGCCTCGTAAAGCAGTTCGTTCGGCCAGCGCAAAGTCAGCAGCAAAATAA
- the rpsK gene encoding 30S ribosomal protein S11, with protein sequence MVKAATRVRKKVKKNVAEGIAHVHASFNNTIVTITDRQGNALSWATSGGAGFKGSRKSTPFAAQVAAEQASKVAQECGVKNLEVRIKGPGPGRESAVRALNAAGFKITSISDVTPVPHNGCRPPKKRRI encoded by the coding sequence ATGGTAAAAGCAGCCACGCGGGTACGCAAGAAGGTCAAGAAGAATGTGGCAGAGGGTATTGCTCACGTTCATGCCTCATTTAATAACACCATCGTAACCATCACCGACCGCCAAGGCAATGCCTTGTCATGGGCGACTTCAGGTGGTGCCGGCTTTAAGGGGTCGCGCAAAAGTACTCCATTCGCTGCCCAGGTGGCCGCCGAACAGGCAAGCAAAGTCGCACAGGAATGCGGAGTGAAGAATCTGGAAGTGCGTATCAAAGGTCCTGGTCCTGGGCGTGAATCCGCAGTGCGGGCATTGAACGCGGCAGGCTTCAAAATCACCAGTATTTCGGATGTGACGCCGGTTCCGCATAACGGATGCCGGCCGCCGAAGAAACGCCGTATTTAA
- the rpsD gene encoding 30S ribosomal protein S4: protein MARNLDPKCRQCRREGEKLFLKGEKCFTDKCAIERRNYAPGQHGQKSGRLSDYGVQLREKQKLRRIYGILERQFRNNYELADRQRGITGENLLQLLECRLDTVSYRMGFGASRSEARQIVRHNGILVNGRRINIPSYQVKPGDVIEVAEKAKSHLRIKAAVEAAEQRNFPEWIEMDVKAMKGIFKIKPERSELPSSINESLVIELYSK from the coding sequence GTGGCCAGAAATCTTGATCCCAAATGTCGCCAATGTCGCCGCGAAGGAGAAAAACTATTTCTGAAGGGCGAGAAGTGTTTCACCGACAAATGTGCCATCGAACGCCGAAACTATGCTCCAGGTCAGCATGGCCAGAAAAGCGGACGATTATCCGACTATGGAGTGCAACTGCGCGAGAAGCAGAAGCTACGCCGTATATATGGAATACTGGAGCGTCAGTTCCGCAATAATTATGAGCTGGCTGACAGGCAACGGGGCATCACTGGGGAAAATTTGCTTCAGTTGCTGGAGTGCCGCCTGGATACAGTATCCTATCGAATGGGTTTTGGCGCGTCACGTTCGGAGGCACGCCAAATCGTACGTCATAATGGAATACTGGTGAATGGACGGAGGATCAACATACCGTCTTACCAGGTGAAGCCAGGTGACGTGATCGAAGTGGCGGAGAAAGCAAAAAGCCATTTACGTATCAAGGCCGCAGTGGAAGCTGCCGAGCAGCGCAATTTCCCGGAATGGATAGAAATGGATGTCAAAGCCATGAAAGGAATCTTCAAGATCAAGCCGGAACGATCCGAGTTGCCTTCAAGTATTAACGAATCGTTAGTCATTGAATTGTATTCCAAATAA
- a CDS encoding DNA-directed RNA polymerase subunit alpha, with product MPSNIFLTPRIIDVQNFSPLHAKVTMEPFERGYGHTLGNALRRILLSSMPGFAPTEVQISGVVHEYSALDGVQEDVVDILLNLKGIVLKLHNRTEAVLILKKKGEGTVTAGDIEAGHDVEIINPDHVVAHLTAGGKLDMQIKVELGRGYVPGTVRQQANEGRTIGSILLDASFSPVRRVSYAVESARVEQRTDLDKLVMDIETNGVVDPEEAIRYAAKVLVEQLSVFADLKGTPLPVEQPKLPQIDPVLLRPVDDLELTVRSANCLKAENIYYIGDLIQRTETELLKTPNLGRKSLNEIKEVLASRGLTLGMKLESWPPANLEKSKKETSHATP from the coding sequence ATGCCAAGTAACATTTTTCTTACGCCACGCATTATTGACGTGCAGAATTTTTCGCCGTTGCATGCCAAAGTCACCATGGAACCGTTCGAACGTGGCTATGGACATACTTTAGGAAACGCGTTACGCCGTATCTTGCTATCATCCATGCCGGGATTTGCGCCGACCGAGGTTCAGATCAGCGGAGTGGTGCATGAATATTCCGCTCTCGATGGAGTGCAGGAGGATGTGGTCGATATCCTGCTCAATCTGAAAGGTATTGTTCTGAAGCTGCATAACCGCACCGAAGCCGTTCTGATTCTGAAAAAGAAGGGTGAAGGGACTGTTACTGCGGGCGATATCGAGGCCGGGCATGACGTGGAGATCATTAATCCGGACCATGTCGTCGCACATCTCACCGCCGGCGGAAAATTGGATATGCAGATCAAGGTGGAGCTCGGGCGCGGCTACGTGCCGGGAACGGTGCGGCAACAGGCAAATGAGGGCCGTACCATCGGCAGCATTTTGCTGGATGCTTCCTTCAGTCCGGTAAGACGTGTTAGTTACGCAGTGGAGAGCGCGCGTGTCGAACAGCGTACCGACCTCGACAAGCTTGTCATGGATATTGAGACAAATGGCGTGGTCGATCCGGAAGAGGCGATTCGATATGCCGCGAAAGTGCTGGTTGAACAGCTTTCCGTATTTGCCGATCTCAAAGGCACGCCATTGCCGGTCGAGCAGCCCAAGCTGCCGCAGATTGATCCGGTATTGCTACGCCCGGTGGATGATCTGGAGCTTACTGTACGCTCTGCCAACTGTCTTAAGGCCGAGAATATTTACTACATTGGCGACTTGATTCAACGCACGGAGACCGAATTGCTGAAGACTCCTAATTTAGGCAGAAAATCTCTCAATGAAATCAAGGAAGTACTTGCTTCGCGCGGGCTAACATTGGGAATGAAGCTGGAGAGCTGGCCTCCCGCCAATCTTGAGAAAAGCAAAAAGGAAACAAGTCATGCGACACCATAA
- the rplQ gene encoding 50S ribosomal protein L17, with amino-acid sequence MRHHNGLRKLNRTSSHRLAMLRNMTNSLLRHEVIKTTLPKAKELRRVIEPMITLGKKPTLANRRLAFNRLRDRDMVGKLFAELGPRYQARNGGYLRILKFGFRNGDNAPMALVELLDRPEPAEKPAVVKADA; translated from the coding sequence ATGCGACACCATAATGGACTCAGGAAACTAAATCGTACCAGCAGTCATCGTCTGGCAATGCTGCGTAACATGACTAATTCATTGTTGCGGCACGAGGTTATCAAGACCACGCTGCCTAAGGCCAAAGAATTACGTCGCGTCATTGAGCCAATGATAACGCTCGGCAAAAAGCCGACGCTGGCTAACCGGCGTCTGGCATTTAACCGTCTGCGTGACCGCGATATGGTGGGTAAACTGTTTGCTGAGCTGGGCCCTCGCTATCAGGCACGCAATGGTGGTTACCTGCGTATTCTTAAATTTGGTTTTCGTAATGGCGATAATGCACCCATGGCGTTAGTTGAATTACTGGATCGTCCAGAGCCGGCGGAGAAACCTGCGGTAGTTAAAGCTGACGCATAA
- a CDS encoding DUF2806 domain-containing protein: MVENNPLIDPGRGILPGNEINICALDEKDTALFTSLRQFVWVQGEPLPLIYEIENEIYTKHGINLPVLKHLEAIGLISLESAGYVKRKFGQHTRLFYYGRSTKIRFSQAADNQLDLGHVLLTDWGKALAAIYNAKPNQEFYEYVIEKWFRQGMVVSSILARS; the protein is encoded by the coding sequence ATGGTAGAAAATAACCCGTTGATTGATCCTGGTCGGGGAATATTGCCAGGTAACGAGATCAATATCTGTGCTCTTGATGAGAAGGATACTGCGCTTTTTACCTCGCTTCGCCAGTTTGTATGGGTTCAGGGGGAGCCTTTGCCCTTGATATATGAAATAGAAAATGAAATCTATACAAAGCATGGAATCAATTTGCCGGTATTGAAACACTTGGAAGCCATCGGACTGATATCCCTGGAATCAGCCGGGTATGTGAAAAGGAAATTCGGTCAACATACCCGTTTGTTTTATTATGGCAGGTCGACAAAAATACGGTTTTCTCAAGCAGCGGACAACCAGCTGGATTTGGGTCACGTTCTCCTGACCGATTGGGGAAAGGCTCTGGCCGCCATATACAACGCCAAGCCCAATCAGGAGTTCTATGAATATGTCATCGAGAAATGGTTTCGGCAAGGAATGGTTGTATCATCTATCCTGGCACGTAGTTGA